From a single Pseudomonadota bacterium genomic region:
- a CDS encoding RidA family protein has translation MDIEGVTTQPDPYAPYLLSQAIRSGPFVFVSGQAGYNNDGKIVEGDFAVQGEQAFQNLKRALTAAGSSLEKVVKVTIFVTDMDQFNHVVELRRKHFSAPYPADSIVEIKALYTPEAMIEIEAIALASDAAE, from the coding sequence ATGGATATTGAAGGCGTAACCACTCAACCCGATCCTTATGCGCCGTACTTGCTTTCGCAGGCGATCAGGTCAGGCCCATTCGTATTCGTGTCTGGGCAAGCGGGCTACAACAACGACGGGAAAATCGTTGAAGGCGACTTTGCTGTCCAGGGCGAGCAAGCCTTTCAGAACCTCAAGCGTGCGTTAACCGCTGCGGGCAGTTCTTTAGAAAAAGTCGTGAAAGTGACCATATTCGTTACCGATATGGATCAGTTCAATCACGTGGTTGAATTACGCAGAAAACATTTTTCAGCACCGTATCCAGCGGACAGCATCGTTGAGATTAAGGCGCTTTACACACCCGAAGCGATGATTGAAATCGAAGCGATAGCACTCGCAAGTGACGCAGCGGAATAA
- a CDS encoding DUF4440 domain-containing protein, with translation MTTQNRLSPVTLVTYILLIGITTPASAGDVPAWAQEQLLAPWYAAFNAEDANGLADLYTSDARVSTASGRSEIIANWESEWAENDISCSGAYDGFQIVGDLATGWGHDTCIETPKSGGESKTERIRWIAVYERQADGTWLCSREKSEPAD, from the coding sequence ATGACAACGCAAAATCGACTGAGTCCTGTCACTCTGGTGACATACATTCTTCTCATTGGGATCACAACCCCGGCCTCTGCTGGCGATGTTCCTGCATGGGCACAGGAGCAACTGTTGGCGCCGTGGTACGCGGCCTTTAACGCAGAGGACGCTAACGGCCTCGCCGACCTCTATACTTCAGACGCCCGTGTTAGCACCGCAAGTGGGAGGAGCGAAATAATTGCCAACTGGGAATCTGAATGGGCCGAAAACGATATTTCATGTTCCGGTGCTTATGATGGTTTTCAGATCGTTGGGGATCTCGCTACAGGATGGGGACACGATACCTGCATTGAAACGCCAAAGTCGGGTGGGGAAAGTAAGACTGAACGTATCCGATGGATTGCGGTTTATGAACGCCAAGCCGACGGTACATGGCTGTGCAGCCGCGAGAAGTCTGAGCCTGCGGACTAA